TGCTGATAAGATTACAATGGAATTCTTATTTGCTCCATGGACTGGACTGAGAACTTATACTTTTTCCATAACattatgaaattaaatattatatagcGTAATTAGCAAATAACCTTTTGTTaccaaacaatattttattttgaagacagacaaaaaaaaaaagaaatcatatTCATGTACGTGAATGTGATAAGATCATGCGTTTGAGATTGCCCAACCAGGGAAAGATGGAAGCAGATCAACATACTCGGGAATGTCTTCTGCACACCTAACTCCTTGCTCATTGAACTCATACACGAGAATGCTTTCTTGCTCACATGGATTATTAAATCTTTCCCACAAGTCCGGAAAGATTATAGAGTTGCCTCTAAATCCCTGAATCTCAGTAGCCAAGTACGAGAAGGAGCAATGTTCATCCAAGAACAGTACACGACCATCCACATCTTCCACTTGATTCCAATCGTTTCCCTCCACGTCTAACTCTGAAACTTCGAACCATATCTTCTTCTCAGGGATATCAGGTATGGAAAAGTCGTCGTGGTTCTCTGAGCAAATCTCCACGAGAAGGACCTTGTCCTCTGAGTTTACAAGCTGTACGTTGAAGACATATATAAAGCATGAAAATAGGAgaacaataaaattataaaagccTTCACGCCAACGCAAGAATTTCTCCAACCAAcgttaatttatgtttattcggaaagttttatttaaaaaaaatgcgGAAACGGGGCAGAAACCTGAAAACTGACTTTCAAATACAAACgagttttcttgttttttttgaataaattttaaatttattcaaaaaagtCTTTCTACATCGAGGCTTAATActcaacattttattttaaatttgttgaaCGAGTTTTCAACATTTTCAATACAAAACTTAATGCTCAAGGAAGGGTTTAAAAGTGTACCCAACGTTTCCTGGTCTTATCACACGGTCTAGACCGCTGAAATGTAGTCACTTGTAGATAAGTTGGCTCTACAACTATTGTTCTCCCGGTGATATCAATGGCGTAAAACTTACTTTTATATGAAACTATCGCTTCAAGATTTGCATCGGGATGTGTGATCTGGAGCTCAGTCCAACGCTCCTCGACTGACCTATACACCGTGGGAGCCGTGAATATGGAATTCCTTAGAACCATAAATTCGTTGTTATCTGCGCCTAAACTCATAAAGCCGATGTCTTCTTCCAGTTTGACAAGACGTTGGAATCCGTCGGACCAAGTGGAACAAGCGACATGTTCTTGAGCTAACTCGAAGACTTGACATCTGAGCAAGTCAAGTGAAAAGGGTGGATTCACACGTCTAGAGTAGTAACTTGTTCTTGCGAAGAAACGATTAAGAACTATATCTCCATTCTCGTTCTCCCCTATCTTAAGCAACCTGACATGTTTACTACATTCCTTatcaagattcaagaagcaattgaaaaaaaaaagtttttttttttttgtttttgttaccaATATCGAGGACCGTTGTGATCAGAAGAAGACTTGACAAGGTATACACGGCTGCTCGAGACATGACAACCATCACCATAAGCACCAGAGTCTACGGGAAGAGGACACTTAGGTGCTGTCGTCGGTCGAAGTTTGAGGAGGCTAGAGGATCGCCAAAAGGAACATACTGACCGGAAGTGGATCAGATCAAAGAGGTTGTCGATTCTCAAGGAGATAGAGTAGATGATCTCCGACGGCAACTCAGACCAGTTCtccatttttgtttctttatctGATGAGGATCATGTGGAGTTGTTATAAGAGCCTAAAACTAAAAAACGTGTTGACTTTCTCTGTCATTTACTTAATGCGTTTTGACATATTTTTACTTGACTTGTAGTTCAAGTATTTTAACAAATGGCAGTTAATCCAGAATTGAACCTAAAGAACGTGAGATAGACTTGACCCACAAACAAAGAGATACGTCATCAAGAATGAATTGAGAAAACATCAACCGAGACTTCATCTGCCAATCTTCAACAAGCCAGCATTGAAAACTTGTTAACGAGACCGTTGACATTAGTTACGAAAGATGTGTTGATTTGCAAATACTGCCGTTTTGAGTTTGTTTCCTCTTTTGAccttttttttactaaacatcACCAAGGATTCATATGGTTTCTGAGGTGTGGAAGCGAATAATAATTCTCTCAACTGTCCCTCAGCACTGTGTGCTGATGTTGCCTGCAATACAAAGTTCACAGGAGACATTTTGTGAGCATAATCTTTATGTTACCACCGATCAATAAACAGAGTTCCAGAAGATTGAAATGGAAAACAGACTTACCCTTGTCAAGAATGCAAACCGTAATGTCTCAATTTGCATCCCCGAGCAAAGCCTGAGCTCGAAACCAAGTGAATCTATACCAATGAGCTTCACTTCCTACATTTGCCAAACATAAAAGTGACTTATTTTATTATCAAAGGCAACGTAGACCTGAAAACTAAAATGACTTCCTTGTTGAATAATTCAAagtatatttattcttttttttttttacctctgCTTGAATCTCGTTATGTCTCCAACACAGAGATTTGAGCGCTTCAGTTAGTTTATCACCATCTTCCTCTAGACAACTCAAAATACCGTCTGATGCGAGAGCAATAGGATCAGGTTTTGCTTTTCTGACTTCTCCCACTTCCACTTCAGTCtgttcaaaaagtaaaaaaaaaaatacacaaccGAGCAAAAGCTTCAGCCTATatatagaagagagagagagagagagagagagagagagagagagagagagagagagctgctCAGAACAAATGAGAAAGGATGGAGAGGATTTTATCATAAACCTGATGACCCTTTGCTGTGATGAGCTGGATTTTATTCATCTCCAGCTTGTAATAAGATATAGCATTTCTCGAATTCTCAAGCTGCAGTATCTCACTTTCGTCAATGTCTTCAACTTTCTCTCCCTCCTTGCTTTTGTCACTACTTGTAGACTTGGGATCAGAGATATCTGAGTGATCTTTCACAAAGACACGGCTCAGGAGCCCCTGGATAGCAAGGCCAGCAGAGGGTTGCTCCATCCAATTTAAAGGATCCTTTGACGCAACCTCGGCTATCCTCCTTGCAAAGTACATGGGATGGCAAGTTCGCATAGTTTCCAAGTTTGCCCAGTCTCCGAGTGATTCATCAGAGTCTGAAACAtaatcatcgtcttcttcatctccatctTCTAGAACAGCAACCCATTCCTGAAAAGTCATGGTCACAATACCTCCTTTAAGTCttgtatagatagatagatgagACAACAGATTAAATAAAATGTCCAAACCTCATCATCTTTGTCTTCATCTTCATCCCTCTTGTTTTCATCGTCAACTTCAGTAATACCATCTTCCAtttcttcaatctcaaaaccAATACCAGAGGGAGTACTCAGCTCCATGTCCTTGATCATCTCCATCGTATCAAAACCTACTATTACTTGCTGCAATTGCATACGTTAACTTATTACACCACTAATCACTATCTTCATGCATATGAGTATCCAGGGGAAAGAAAAGAAACGACAACATACC
The Raphanus sativus cultivar WK10039 unplaced genomic scaffold, ASM80110v3 Scaffold3953, whole genome shotgun sequence genome window above contains:
- the LOC108831718 gene encoding putative F-box/kelch-repeat protein At5g24040; this encodes MENWSELPSEIIYSISLRIDNLFDLIHFRSVCSFWRSSSLLKLRPTTAPKCPLPVDSGAYGDGCHVSSSRVYLVKSSSDHNGPRYWLLKIGENENGDIVLNRFFARTSYYSRRVNPPFSLDLLRCQVFELAQEHVACSTWSDGFQRLVKLEEDIGFMSLGADNNEFMVLRNSIFTAPTVYRSVEERWTELQITHPDANLEAIVSYKSKFYAIDITGRTIVVEPTYLQVTTFQRSRPCDKTRKRWLVNSEDKVLLVEICSENHDDFSIPDIPEKKIWFEVSELDVEGNDWNQVEDVDGRVLFLDEHCSFSYLATEIQGFRGNSIIFPDLWERFNNPCEQESILVYEFNEQGVRCAEDIPEYVDLLPSFPGWAISNA
- the LOC108831717 gene encoding uncharacterized protein At3g49140-like — its product is LVCASYILPRSGLLKCNNDYFTRRKSRTQAIAEYLGSASDPKKPSYHPSEEIRAYVPESPGDSRLPPAETVRTIIEVNKKGTLMLSGLLGIGLHENILWPDIPYVTDQHGNIYFQVKENEDIMQTLVTSDNNYVQVIVGFDTMEMIKDMELSTPSGIGFEIEEMEDGITEVDDENKRDEDEDKDDEEWVAVLEDGDEEDDDYVSDSDESLGDWANLETMRTCHPMYFARRIAEVASKDPLNWMEQPSAGLAIQGLLSRVFVKDHSDISDPKSTSSDKSKEGEKVEDIDESEILQLENSRNAISYYKLEMNKIQLITAKGHQTEVEVGEVRKAKPDPIALASDGILSCLEEDGDKLTEALKSLCWRHNEIQAEEVKLIGIDSLGFELRLCSGMQIETLRFAFLTRATSAHSAEGQLRELLFASTPQKPYESLVMFSKKKVKRGNKLKTAVFANQHIFRN